In the Takifugu flavidus isolate HTHZ2018 chromosome 11, ASM371156v2, whole genome shotgun sequence genome, one interval contains:
- the foxn2a gene encoding forkhead box protein N2 isoform X3, with the protein MHDYLLDLMGPIIGMSPDKKTEIPGMQEERTGLRGVCGVGTLPEAECASSPLATSVDRTGGTEDEELTNLNWLHENLLQNFTLGGPEAQASGGPLFDIEGDYKSSQGASSSSSPSSHARGRERDSLKSKPPFSFSLLIYMAIEQSPSKSLPVKEIYGWILEHFPYFSNAPTGWKNSVRHNLSLNKCFRKVDRSLGKASGKGSLWCVDPEYRPNLIQALKKQHFPAAHAFSTPPASPPSASSPPRHLFLQGCSFKESDIDAATAMMLLNSAPGHHVDPCNSDGPLDLSRPDSVLVSSDPKQDHNYSSVALQRCSSRSSSSSLSSLDEGGCNGGQSRRAGSEGFHSDEDSDLWEERGLHETSQRPPAIKWPINKRSRREVKPEVDEELKEAAGSLLHLAGIRSCTEGTKHTVKSTKFNRK; encoded by the exons aCCTCCTTGATTTAATGGGTCCAATCATTGGGATGTCACCAGACAAGAAAACGGAAATTCCGGGTATGCAGGAGGAGCGGACAGGGCTCAGAGGCGTCTGCGGCGTGGGAACGCTGCCGGAAGCTGAATGTGCGTCCAGTCCCTTGGCGACCAGCGTGGATCGTACCGGAGGCACCGAGGACGAGGAGCTCACCAACCTCAACTGGCTGCACGAGAACCTGCTTCAGAACTTTACTCTGGGGGGTCCAGAAGCTCAAGCCAGTGGCGGCCCCCTCTTTGACATCGAAGGCGACTACAAGTCAAGCCAGGGcgcctcatcttcctcttcgcCGTCGTCACACgccagaggcagggagagggacTCGCTGAAGTCGAAGCCCCcgttctccttctctctgctcatCTACATGGCCATCGAGCAGTCGCCCAGCAAATCTTTGCCCGTGAAAGAGATCTACGGCTGGATCCTCGAGCACTTCCCTTACTTCTCCAACGCCCCCACCGGCTGGAAGAACTCGGTTCGCCACAACCTGTCTCTAAACAAATGCTTCCGGAAAGTCGACAGGAGTTTGGGAAAA GCCAGTGGGAAAGGTTCTCTCTGGTGCGTTGACCCCGAGTACCGCCCAAACCTGATCCAAGCCCTGAAGAAGCAGCACTTCCCCGCCGCACATGCCTTCTCCACACCACCTGCCTCCCCACCCAG TGCCTCTTCACCCCCTCGTCATCTCTTTCTACAAGGCTGCTCGTTCAAAG AGTCTGACATTGATGCTGCCACTGCCATGATGCTCTTAAACTCTGCCCCCGGGCACCACGTTGACCCAT GCAATTCTGACGGTCCGCTGGACCTCTCTCGGCCAGATTCAGTCCTGGTGAGCAGCGATCCGAAGCAGGACCACAACTACAGCAGTGTGGCCTTGCAGCGctgctcctcccgctcctcctcctcgtccctgtcctccctggaCGAAGGAGGCTGCAACGGCGGGCAGTCCCGCCGTGCTGGCAGCGAGGGCTTCCACAGCGACGAGGACTCTGACCTCTGGGAAGAGAGAGGCCTCCACGAGACTTCCCAACGTCCGCCTGCCATTAAGTGGCCCATCAATAAGAGGTCACGGCGAGAGGTCAAGCCGGAGGTGgacgaggagctgaaggaagccGCCGGCTCCCTGCTGCACCTCGCAGGCATACGCAGCTGCACAGAGGGCACCAAACATACTGTCAAGAGCACAAAATTTAACAGGAAATGa
- the foxn2a gene encoding forkhead box protein N2 isoform X2 — protein MIRFGLFYCQLAISRVPLSLWARRAAGLLSEQHLLDLMGPIIGMSPDKKTEIPGMQEERTGLRGVCGVGTLPEAECASSPLATSVDRTGGTEDEELTNLNWLHENLLQNFTLGGPEAQASGGPLFDIEGDYKSSQGASSSSSPSSHARGRERDSLKSKPPFSFSLLIYMAIEQSPSKSLPVKEIYGWILEHFPYFSNAPTGWKNSVRHNLSLNKCFRKVDRSLGKASGKGSLWCVDPEYRPNLIQALKKQHFPAAHAFSTPPASPPSASSPPRHLFLQGCSFKGNSDGPLDLSRPDSVLVSSDPKQDHNYSSVALQRCSSRSSSSSLSSLDEGGCNGGQSRRAGSEGFHSDEDSDLWEERGLHETSQRPPAIKWPINKRSRREVKPEVDEELKEAAGSLLHLAGIRSCTEGTKHTVKSTKFNRK, from the exons ATGATTAGGTTCGGATTATTTTATTGTCAGCTTGCTATAAGTAgagttcctctctctctctgggctcGGCGTGCAGCAGGCCTGCTCTCCGAACAGC aCCTCCTTGATTTAATGGGTCCAATCATTGGGATGTCACCAGACAAGAAAACGGAAATTCCGGGTATGCAGGAGGAGCGGACAGGGCTCAGAGGCGTCTGCGGCGTGGGAACGCTGCCGGAAGCTGAATGTGCGTCCAGTCCCTTGGCGACCAGCGTGGATCGTACCGGAGGCACCGAGGACGAGGAGCTCACCAACCTCAACTGGCTGCACGAGAACCTGCTTCAGAACTTTACTCTGGGGGGTCCAGAAGCTCAAGCCAGTGGCGGCCCCCTCTTTGACATCGAAGGCGACTACAAGTCAAGCCAGGGcgcctcatcttcctcttcgcCGTCGTCACACgccagaggcagggagagggacTCGCTGAAGTCGAAGCCCCcgttctccttctctctgctcatCTACATGGCCATCGAGCAGTCGCCCAGCAAATCTTTGCCCGTGAAAGAGATCTACGGCTGGATCCTCGAGCACTTCCCTTACTTCTCCAACGCCCCCACCGGCTGGAAGAACTCGGTTCGCCACAACCTGTCTCTAAACAAATGCTTCCGGAAAGTCGACAGGAGTTTGGGAAAA GCCAGTGGGAAAGGTTCTCTCTGGTGCGTTGACCCCGAGTACCGCCCAAACCTGATCCAAGCCCTGAAGAAGCAGCACTTCCCCGCCGCACATGCCTTCTCCACACCACCTGCCTCCCCACCCAG TGCCTCTTCACCCCCTCGTCATCTCTTTCTACAAGGCTGCTCGTTCAAAG GCAATTCTGACGGTCCGCTGGACCTCTCTCGGCCAGATTCAGTCCTGGTGAGCAGCGATCCGAAGCAGGACCACAACTACAGCAGTGTGGCCTTGCAGCGctgctcctcccgctcctcctcctcgtccctgtcctccctggaCGAAGGAGGCTGCAACGGCGGGCAGTCCCGCCGTGCTGGCAGCGAGGGCTTCCACAGCGACGAGGACTCTGACCTCTGGGAAGAGAGAGGCCTCCACGAGACTTCCCAACGTCCGCCTGCCATTAAGTGGCCCATCAATAAGAGGTCACGGCGAGAGGTCAAGCCGGAGGTGgacgaggagctgaaggaagccGCCGGCTCCCTGCTGCACCTCGCAGGCATACGCAGCTGCACAGAGGGCACCAAACATACTGTCAAGAGCACAAAATTTAACAGGAAATGa
- the foxn2a gene encoding forkhead box protein N2 isoform X1, which yields MIRFGLFYCQLAISRVPLSLWARRAAGLLSEQHLLDLMGPIIGMSPDKKTEIPGMQEERTGLRGVCGVGTLPEAECASSPLATSVDRTGGTEDEELTNLNWLHENLLQNFTLGGPEAQASGGPLFDIEGDYKSSQGASSSSSPSSHARGRERDSLKSKPPFSFSLLIYMAIEQSPSKSLPVKEIYGWILEHFPYFSNAPTGWKNSVRHNLSLNKCFRKVDRSLGKASGKGSLWCVDPEYRPNLIQALKKQHFPAAHAFSTPPASPPSASSPPRHLFLQGCSFKESDIDAATAMMLLNSAPGHHVDPCNSDGPLDLSRPDSVLVSSDPKQDHNYSSVALQRCSSRSSSSSLSSLDEGGCNGGQSRRAGSEGFHSDEDSDLWEERGLHETSQRPPAIKWPINKRSRREVKPEVDEELKEAAGSLLHLAGIRSCTEGTKHTVKSTKFNRK from the exons ATGATTAGGTTCGGATTATTTTATTGTCAGCTTGCTATAAGTAgagttcctctctctctctgggctcGGCGTGCAGCAGGCCTGCTCTCCGAACAGC aCCTCCTTGATTTAATGGGTCCAATCATTGGGATGTCACCAGACAAGAAAACGGAAATTCCGGGTATGCAGGAGGAGCGGACAGGGCTCAGAGGCGTCTGCGGCGTGGGAACGCTGCCGGAAGCTGAATGTGCGTCCAGTCCCTTGGCGACCAGCGTGGATCGTACCGGAGGCACCGAGGACGAGGAGCTCACCAACCTCAACTGGCTGCACGAGAACCTGCTTCAGAACTTTACTCTGGGGGGTCCAGAAGCTCAAGCCAGTGGCGGCCCCCTCTTTGACATCGAAGGCGACTACAAGTCAAGCCAGGGcgcctcatcttcctcttcgcCGTCGTCACACgccagaggcagggagagggacTCGCTGAAGTCGAAGCCCCcgttctccttctctctgctcatCTACATGGCCATCGAGCAGTCGCCCAGCAAATCTTTGCCCGTGAAAGAGATCTACGGCTGGATCCTCGAGCACTTCCCTTACTTCTCCAACGCCCCCACCGGCTGGAAGAACTCGGTTCGCCACAACCTGTCTCTAAACAAATGCTTCCGGAAAGTCGACAGGAGTTTGGGAAAA GCCAGTGGGAAAGGTTCTCTCTGGTGCGTTGACCCCGAGTACCGCCCAAACCTGATCCAAGCCCTGAAGAAGCAGCACTTCCCCGCCGCACATGCCTTCTCCACACCACCTGCCTCCCCACCCAG TGCCTCTTCACCCCCTCGTCATCTCTTTCTACAAGGCTGCTCGTTCAAAG AGTCTGACATTGATGCTGCCACTGCCATGATGCTCTTAAACTCTGCCCCCGGGCACCACGTTGACCCAT GCAATTCTGACGGTCCGCTGGACCTCTCTCGGCCAGATTCAGTCCTGGTGAGCAGCGATCCGAAGCAGGACCACAACTACAGCAGTGTGGCCTTGCAGCGctgctcctcccgctcctcctcctcgtccctgtcctccctggaCGAAGGAGGCTGCAACGGCGGGCAGTCCCGCCGTGCTGGCAGCGAGGGCTTCCACAGCGACGAGGACTCTGACCTCTGGGAAGAGAGAGGCCTCCACGAGACTTCCCAACGTCCGCCTGCCATTAAGTGGCCCATCAATAAGAGGTCACGGCGAGAGGTCAAGCCGGAGGTGgacgaggagctgaaggaagccGCCGGCTCCCTGCTGCACCTCGCAGGCATACGCAGCTGCACAGAGGGCACCAAACATACTGTCAAGAGCACAAAATTTAACAGGAAATGa
- the foxn2a gene encoding forkhead box protein N2 isoform X4 — MGPIIGMSPDKKTEIPGMQEERTGLRGVCGVGTLPEAECASSPLATSVDRTGGTEDEELTNLNWLHENLLQNFTLGGPEAQASGGPLFDIEGDYKSSQGASSSSSPSSHARGRERDSLKSKPPFSFSLLIYMAIEQSPSKSLPVKEIYGWILEHFPYFSNAPTGWKNSVRHNLSLNKCFRKVDRSLGKASGKGSLWCVDPEYRPNLIQALKKQHFPAAHAFSTPPASPPSASSPPRHLFLQGCSFKESDIDAATAMMLLNSAPGHHVDPCNSDGPLDLSRPDSVLVSSDPKQDHNYSSVALQRCSSRSSSSSLSSLDEGGCNGGQSRRAGSEGFHSDEDSDLWEERGLHETSQRPPAIKWPINKRSRREVKPEVDEELKEAAGSLLHLAGIRSCTEGTKHTVKSTKFNRK; from the exons ATGGGTCCAATCATTGGGATGTCACCAGACAAGAAAACGGAAATTCCGGGTATGCAGGAGGAGCGGACAGGGCTCAGAGGCGTCTGCGGCGTGGGAACGCTGCCGGAAGCTGAATGTGCGTCCAGTCCCTTGGCGACCAGCGTGGATCGTACCGGAGGCACCGAGGACGAGGAGCTCACCAACCTCAACTGGCTGCACGAGAACCTGCTTCAGAACTTTACTCTGGGGGGTCCAGAAGCTCAAGCCAGTGGCGGCCCCCTCTTTGACATCGAAGGCGACTACAAGTCAAGCCAGGGcgcctcatcttcctcttcgcCGTCGTCACACgccagaggcagggagagggacTCGCTGAAGTCGAAGCCCCcgttctccttctctctgctcatCTACATGGCCATCGAGCAGTCGCCCAGCAAATCTTTGCCCGTGAAAGAGATCTACGGCTGGATCCTCGAGCACTTCCCTTACTTCTCCAACGCCCCCACCGGCTGGAAGAACTCGGTTCGCCACAACCTGTCTCTAAACAAATGCTTCCGGAAAGTCGACAGGAGTTTGGGAAAA GCCAGTGGGAAAGGTTCTCTCTGGTGCGTTGACCCCGAGTACCGCCCAAACCTGATCCAAGCCCTGAAGAAGCAGCACTTCCCCGCCGCACATGCCTTCTCCACACCACCTGCCTCCCCACCCAG TGCCTCTTCACCCCCTCGTCATCTCTTTCTACAAGGCTGCTCGTTCAAAG AGTCTGACATTGATGCTGCCACTGCCATGATGCTCTTAAACTCTGCCCCCGGGCACCACGTTGACCCAT GCAATTCTGACGGTCCGCTGGACCTCTCTCGGCCAGATTCAGTCCTGGTGAGCAGCGATCCGAAGCAGGACCACAACTACAGCAGTGTGGCCTTGCAGCGctgctcctcccgctcctcctcctcgtccctgtcctccctggaCGAAGGAGGCTGCAACGGCGGGCAGTCCCGCCGTGCTGGCAGCGAGGGCTTCCACAGCGACGAGGACTCTGACCTCTGGGAAGAGAGAGGCCTCCACGAGACTTCCCAACGTCCGCCTGCCATTAAGTGGCCCATCAATAAGAGGTCACGGCGAGAGGTCAAGCCGGAGGTGgacgaggagctgaaggaagccGCCGGCTCCCTGCTGCACCTCGCAGGCATACGCAGCTGCACAGAGGGCACCAAACATACTGTCAAGAGCACAAAATTTAACAGGAAATGa